In Diaphorobacter ruginosibacter, the genomic stretch CGGGCCGATCGTGCCTTGGTAAACGGGGAGTTCGATGCTTGGGCTACCGTTGCTGAACGATAGCGTAGCTTTGTTGTCTGCCAGTTTCATTTCATTTCCTTCAATGTTTAGCCTGCCTCAGAGTGCAGGATTTGCACCCTGCTTCAGGCGCGAGGGCGTAGCTGTTCCAGTACGTTGCGGACTTCTTCGGTGTCGAGTTCTGCCTCGGGTTCCTTGCGGCGGAGCAGCAGGTCCAGCAGGTCGTTGTCGGACAAGTCCATCAGTACTGAAAGTCCTCGCGCCTGAGCGTGTGTCAGGCGCGACCCATAGGTGGCAAAGAAGCGCTCGATGAACAGGTCGTTTTCCACCAGACCACGGCGCGAGCGCCAGCGCAGCAGCGAAACATCGCGTTCGTCG encodes the following:
- a CDS encoding succinate dehydrogenase assembly factor 2, which gives rise to MAQEESLLDERDVSLLRWRSRRGLVENDLFIERFFATYGSRLTHAQARGLSVLMDLSDNDLLDLLLRRKEPEAELDTEEVRNVLEQLRPRA